In Bacillota bacterium, one genomic interval encodes:
- the mraY gene encoding phospho-N-acetylmuramoyl-pentapeptide-transferase — protein MFKLPYEFLLAFALALIMSLALGKLGIPLLHRLKFGQVVRSDGPSSHATKRGTPTMGGVIFLIPALLVTWWWGGAVRLSFTMLVVIAVFTLGFALVGLADDALKVVFRRSLGLLARQKLYWQTVLTAAAALVLYSVGHSTVLVMPFVGWRFELGLFYWAFLLFIGLAFSNAVNLTDGIDGLAGGTMMFASLAYVVIGLVTGVLPVVIFSLALMGGLLGFLYYNRHPARVFMGDVGSLGLGGAFVSMGVLTGTELLLPIIGAVYVWSTFSVTLQVAFFRLTGGRRFFRMAPFHHSLELRGWSERRIVLVYYAASAVCALAGILGLAGMGG, from the coding sequence ATGTTTAAGTTGCCGTACGAATTCTTACTAGCCTTTGCTCTGGCGCTTATCATGTCCTTAGCTCTCGGTAAGTTGGGCATACCACTCTTGCACCGGCTAAAGTTTGGCCAAGTGGTACGGAGCGACGGGCCTTCCTCGCATGCAACCAAACGAGGTACCCCCACCATGGGTGGAGTCATTTTCTTAATACCAGCCCTGCTCGTCACTTGGTGGTGGGGGGGGGCTGTTAGGCTTAGTTTTACCATGCTCGTAGTGATCGCCGTGTTTACTCTAGGCTTTGCGCTGGTCGGTCTGGCCGATGATGCTCTAAAAGTTGTATTCCGTCGCAGTCTTGGCTTGCTGGCTAGGCAAAAATTGTACTGGCAGACGGTTCTCACCGCGGCAGCAGCGCTCGTGCTCTACTCTGTCGGCCATAGCACTGTTCTAGTTATGCCCTTTGTGGGGTGGCGATTTGAGCTTGGCCTATTCTACTGGGCTTTTCTGCTCTTCATTGGGCTGGCCTTTAGCAATGCGGTCAATCTCACCGATGGTATCGATGGCTTGGCAGGGGGGACAATGATGTTCGCGTCGTTGGCCTACGTGGTCATTGGTCTGGTGACTGGGGTCCTTCCGGTGGTCATTTTTTCCTTGGCGCTTATGGGCGGCCTGCTAGGTTTCCTCTACTACAACCGTCATCCGGCGCGCGTGTTCATGGGCGATGTTGGTTCATTGGGACTCGGGGGGGCGTTTGTGTCCATGGGTGTGCTTACCGGGACTGAATTGCTGCTGCCCATTATTGGAGCGGTCTATGTGTGGAGCACCTTTTCCGTGACTTTACAGGTGGCCTTTTTTCGACTCACGGGGGGTAGAAGATTTTTTCGCATGGCGCCGTTTCATCACTCACTAGAGTTGCGGGGTTGGTCGGAGAGACGCATCGTCTTGGTTTACTATGCAGCCAGCGCTGTCTGTGCTTTGGCGGGAATTTTAGGATTGGCGGGAATGGGGGGATAA
- the ftsW gene encoding putative lipid II flippase FtsW, whose amino-acid sequence MRGKSAPDYALLIFILALVTAGVVMVYSASFPLSLTRHGHGWFFALRQMLWAIAGIVALTIASYINYRKWQQASTVLLLATILLLLALYVPGVGFSVQGSTRWINLGLFNLQPSEIAKVTMVMWVAAFLARKADRLRSFTKGTMPVLLVTGLVAGLIFDQPDLGTAVAIVLVMCLVLFAGGLPWGQIISLGVLGIGLLAVGIKTADYRLERFMSFLNPWQDPLDTGYHIIQSLYAIGLGGVFGRGLGESIQKRFFLPEPHNDFIFAIISEEWGFIGGAVIIALFGAVAWRGLRIAARAPDKFSGLLATGLTSMIVSQAFINMGVVTGLMPVTGITLPFISYGGSSLLMVMGSAGVLLNISRFCRE is encoded by the coding sequence TTGCGTGGCAAGAGCGCACCAGACTATGCACTGCTCATCTTCATACTCGCCCTAGTTACGGCCGGCGTGGTCATGGTATATAGCGCGAGCTTTCCCCTTTCATTAACGAGGCATGGACATGGCTGGTTTTTCGCCCTTCGGCAGATGCTGTGGGCGATTGCCGGAATAGTAGCCTTAACTATAGCAAGCTACATCAACTACAGGAAGTGGCAGCAGGCCTCGACAGTGCTGTTGTTGGCGACGATCCTGCTACTACTAGCTTTGTATGTGCCTGGGGTAGGTTTCTCGGTACAAGGATCCACGCGTTGGATAAACCTCGGTCTATTCAACTTGCAACCTTCGGAAATCGCCAAAGTAACTATGGTGATGTGGGTCGCGGCCTTTTTGGCCCGGAAAGCAGACAGGTTGCGGAGTTTCACTAAGGGAACCATGCCCGTGCTTCTGGTCACAGGCCTTGTGGCCGGGCTAATCTTTGACCAGCCGGACTTAGGCACGGCGGTGGCGATAGTCCTCGTAATGTGCTTGGTGCTCTTTGCGGGTGGCTTGCCTTGGGGACAAATAATCTCTTTAGGCGTTCTAGGTATCGGCTTGCTCGCTGTCGGCATCAAGACAGCGGATTACCGCCTCGAACGTTTTATGTCCTTTCTTAACCCCTGGCAAGATCCTTTGGATACTGGCTACCACATCATTCAGTCCCTCTATGCCATTGGCTTGGGCGGGGTCTTTGGCAGAGGGCTTGGCGAGAGTATTCAAAAAAGGTTTTTCCTGCCGGAGCCTCATAATGACTTTATATTCGCCATCATCAGCGAGGAATGGGGTTTTATAGGCGGGGCAGTCATAATTGCCTTGTTTGGCGCGGTAGCGTGGCGTGGGCTGAGAATTGCTGCTCGCGCGCCCGATAAATTTAGCGGTCTACTGGCAACGGGACTAACGTCCATGATTGTATCGCAAGCATTTATTAATATGGGGGTCGTTACGGGGTTGATGCCAGTAACTGGTATTACCTTGCCCTTTATTAGCTATGGGGGTAGTTCTCTCCTCATGGTCATGGGTTCCGCAGGGGTTCTGCTCAACATTTCAAGATTTTGCCGCGAATGA
- a CDS encoding UDP-N-acetylmuramoyl-tripeptide--D-alanyl-D-alanine ligase produces MPKLSLLALCAAVDGVLIGRDCELSGAVADHRQVKPGNVFFALPGARHDGHDYVAEAVKLGAAAAIVSRGGEYPCPVVMVPDTREALGRMAREHLASSSAKVVAITGSVGKTSVKELTAAALAGTMKVYRSPGNFNTEVGLPLSVLNHVDEEVLVLEMGMRGLGQIAALTAIAPPDVVIMTNVGEAHIELLGSRANIARAKGEILLGMNVGGTAILNRDDDFYDFHLLLATGPVLSVGSHKEADLRLTEVVMDEKGNSHYTLCSGTEAWQVHTPWPGRHNAQNSAMAIAAAVVLGVDIAQAIKGLEACQIASQRLEILVVPRGYTLIDDTYNASPSSVVAALCTLDEYAGVRRKIAVLGSMFELGERSAAAHQEVGEVAARVCDLVLTLGREAEEVARVAEARGVRSIHCESVAQVLLVLQKELQPGDVVLVKGSRGMQMERIADLCRRGDV; encoded by the coding sequence ATGCCTAAGTTATCTCTGTTGGCGCTCTGCGCGGCTGTCGATGGGGTTCTCATCGGCAGGGACTGCGAGCTCTCGGGAGCCGTGGCGGATCACAGGCAAGTTAAACCCGGCAACGTGTTCTTTGCCTTGCCAGGGGCGCGCCATGACGGGCATGACTATGTGGCAGAGGCCGTAAAACTTGGCGCAGCCGCGGCCATCGTCTCGCGCGGTGGTGAATACCCTTGCCCTGTAGTCATGGTGCCTGATACCAGAGAGGCGCTAGGTAGGATGGCCAGAGAGCACCTAGCCAGTAGCAGTGCCAAGGTGGTGGCCATCACAGGCAGTGTCGGCAAGACGAGTGTCAAAGAATTAACTGCAGCGGCTCTCGCTGGGACGATGAAGGTGTACCGTAGCCCGGGCAATTTTAATACCGAAGTAGGCCTGCCACTTAGCGTTCTCAATCATGTCGATGAAGAAGTCTTGGTGCTCGAGATGGGGATGCGCGGTTTGGGGCAGATTGCTGCCTTGACCGCAATTGCGCCCCCTGATGTCGTAATCATGACTAATGTCGGTGAAGCTCATATTGAACTTTTGGGTTCACGCGCGAACATTGCTCGTGCCAAGGGAGAAATTCTGCTCGGTATGAATGTAGGTGGCACCGCTATCTTGAATCGCGATGACGACTTCTATGACTTTCACCTGCTTTTGGCCACAGGACCGGTGCTTTCCGTAGGTTCTCATAAGGAAGCCGACTTGCGGCTTACCGAAGTGGTGATGGATGAAAAAGGGAATAGCCACTACACTCTCTGTAGCGGTACGGAAGCCTGGCAAGTACACACCCCCTGGCCAGGGCGTCACAATGCACAGAACTCAGCCATGGCCATTGCCGCCGCTGTTGTACTGGGCGTGGACATCGCGCAGGCCATAAAAGGGCTAGAAGCCTGTCAGATCGCCAGTCAGAGACTTGAAATACTCGTTGTGCCCCGTGGCTACACCCTCATCGACGATACCTACAATGCCAGCCCGTCCTCTGTGGTGGCGGCACTTTGCACCCTAGACGAATATGCTGGAGTGCGACGCAAAATTGCTGTGCTAGGCAGCATGTTTGAACTCGGCGAACGCTCGGCGGCCGCGCATCAAGAGGTGGGGGAAGTGGCAGCTAGGGTATGTGACCTAGTGCTGACTTTGGGCCGGGAGGCCGAAGAAGTAGCGCGGGTGGCAGAAGCTAGGGGCGTTCGCAGTATACACTGCGAAAGTGTTGCGCAAGTACTTCTGGTCTTGCAAAAAGAACTACAGCCTGGCGACGTAGTCTTAGTCAAGGGTTCGCGGGGCATGCAGATGGAGCGCATTGCTGACCTGTGCCGCAGAGGAGATGTTTAA
- the murG gene encoding undecaprenyldiphospho-muramoylpentapeptide beta-N-acetylglucosaminyltransferase translates to MKIRVIFSGGGTGGHVYPAISLAHEVLRRHPGAEVLFVGAKRGLENQIVPREGFRLMTLETTSLPRRLSLEQLRTVYRALRGVVQARRILRDFSPDLVVGTGGYAAFPLLMAAALADYPTLIHEQNAYPSLTNRLLSRFVDKVAVSHREAGSFFPSHKVAVTGNPLRPEILSADRESARLRLNIAPEDKVLVAVGGSGGAKVLSETLSACYKEFALKKIRVFHVTGRRDYEAISRVAREYLGPYLTLIEYATNLPELLAAADLVISRPGGTTAELAYLGKPSILIPAPIAAENHQYHNAKVFSEAGAAILIPEHTLTPHLLSEKVSEVLFNEAVLSQMSRKAYTLSFPSATMTICDLLDGLIS, encoded by the coding sequence ATGAAGATTAGGGTCATTTTTTCCGGTGGTGGAACGGGGGGACATGTCTATCCCGCCATTTCTCTGGCGCACGAGGTTTTAAGGCGGCATCCTGGCGCCGAAGTGCTCTTTGTCGGAGCTAAGCGAGGCTTAGAAAACCAAATCGTGCCGCGCGAGGGTTTTCGGCTCATGACTTTAGAGACAACCTCTTTGCCGCGTCGGCTCTCTTTGGAGCAGCTACGTACCGTGTACCGCGCCTTGCGCGGGGTAGTACAGGCGCGCCGCATACTCCGTGATTTTTCTCCTGACCTTGTGGTGGGCACGGGGGGCTACGCCGCATTTCCGCTGCTTATGGCCGCCGCACTAGCCGACTACCCAACCCTTATTCACGAGCAGAATGCTTATCCGAGCTTGACGAATCGTCTACTATCTCGCTTTGTGGACAAGGTTGCCGTCAGCCATCGTGAAGCCGGGTCGTTCTTTCCCTCACACAAGGTGGCAGTAACGGGCAATCCTCTGCGCCCCGAGATTCTAAGTGCCGATAGAGAGAGTGCCCGCTTGCGCCTTAATATCGCGCCAGAGGATAAGGTGTTGGTCGCCGTCGGCGGCAGTGGGGGAGCAAAAGTGCTCAGTGAAACCCTCAGCGCTTGCTACAAGGAATTTGCGCTCAAAAAAATCCGGGTCTTTCACGTTACTGGTAGGCGCGACTATGAAGCCATTAGCCGAGTGGCGCGTGAATATCTCGGGCCCTACTTGACGCTTATCGAGTATGCGACGAATTTGCCGGAGCTTCTCGCCGCCGCAGACTTGGTAATCTCACGCCCGGGCGGAACGACAGCGGAGCTCGCCTATCTAGGAAAACCAAGCATCCTCATCCCCGCTCCGATAGCCGCGGAGAACCACCAGTATCATAACGCGAAGGTGTTCAGTGAGGCAGGGGCTGCTATTCTCATCCCCGAACACACTTTGACTCCCCATCTTCTTAGCGAGAAAGTAAGCGAAGTTCTGTTTAACGAAGCAGTGCTTTCGCAGATGTCACGAAAGGCCTATACGCTCTCTTTCCCTAGTGCGACCATGACTATATGCGATTTGCTAGACGGGCTAATCAGCTAG